AGTCTGCCCTCAACAGCAATGCTAGCACTGACAACACGCTAACCGTCCTGAACAACGACCTGAAGGATGCTAAGACGCAAGCTCGCATTGAGGGCAAAAACGCCTATATCCGCGCACTAAACAACGGAAGCAGTAAGTCAGCCGCTAAGAATGCGGCTAAAGAGGCTGTAAGTGATTTCTACGCGACCCACCAGCGGAATCTGCTGGCTGAGTACACACTGACCGTCTCCCACTTCAAGTACCTGCGTAGTACTGCCCTCAACGAGAGCATAGACAGTAGCTACGTGGATACTGACGACCAGTCGCTATCAAGCACTGGAGACTACACTTACAACTGGAATCAACCGACAGACTCCGTAACTCTCACTGATGGCACGACTGAGGACTACACATACGTCCAAATATCCAAGACCTACGGTCCGGGTGGCGACACCGAAACGTACGACCACTACATCACAAACACTGCGAAATCTGGTGCAACCCTCGGTATATCGGCTAAGTCGCTCGGGGTCCATGGATACAGTTCCGATACGTCATATGTTGCTGTCGTCCCCTTCGAGCGGTATCAGTCTACGTGGACGACTATCGAGAATCAAGACCAGACTGTTCGGAATGAAATGGATACGCTGGCAGAGAACACGTATAGCGCCTATCAGGCTGGCGAAATCAACAATAGCGACCTCGTGGACCCGTACGTGCTGGCGTCCCAGCAGTCGCCGGGCGACGACTTCCAAGGCTGGGCCGCCGCACAGCTCACCCTGCTCGGCACGAACTCCCCAGAGAACTTCGACCAGATCGGGAGCTTCCAGATCACCACTGAATCCGGGACGCAGTACGAGGGCGTACTGTTCTCTCAAGAAAATCCAGCCAGCGGTCAGTTCGAGAACGGAACGACCTACAACACGTCCAATATCGGTGGCACGCAGTACGTCGTTACCTCGGATCGCATTGTCGAGCTGGATGGAGAGTTCACCATCGACAGTATCTCGACGCAGGACGGTCAGACTGTCCAGAATGTCACTATCCAGAAGACGACATACGAGACGACCAACGTTACCGAACTCAAACAGCAGTACGAGGATCTCGCCTACAAGCGGGCACAGATCGAAGCTCGTGAGAAAGCCTTGAAACAGTCTGCTGGCGGTGGTTTGCTCGGTGGTGGCAGTGTTCCACCCGTCGTAGCGCTGGCCGTCATCGGCACGCTACTGGCTATCGTCGTTCTCCAGAACTAACCCACCCATGCGTTCCATTTTCCTCGTCGCGCTGCTCGTGGTCAGCCTTGGCTGCGTCAGCGCTCCGACCGTCGCACAGTCCGCGGGGAACCTCCCCACCGAAACATCCGGCCCACAGCCCACAGGAAACGCCACCGAAACTACTCGCATCGACGGACAGACCGAGATCGTCGGCTCGGAGTACCTACCCGAAGAGGGTATCGCCCGAATCACGCTCCGGTCGAGCGGAGTCCAGACCGTAACGATCTCCGACGCCGGCCGCTTCCAGGAAGGCGGGAAGATTCCCGTCCGCACAGTCGCCCTGCGTTCGGACGACACCGCTACTGTCGAGATTCCCGTCACCGAGAAGGACGGCTACGTCGGTGTCGCCATTTCCACGGCGAACACGCCACTGTACGCCGAAATCGTCCAGCAGCCCTCCGGTGGCGGGCTCGACATCCTCCGCGCGCTCTCGTCATTGCAGGCGTGGCTCGCCGGGGCAACTGTCGCGTTCATCTGGATGATCGTAGCTGGCTACAACGTAATCCGCGGCGAGAACGGCCGTCCGGAGGTAGCATGAAGCCCGCACCGACTTTCCAGAACAACCGCGACCGGCTTGTCTACCTGCTTGCCGAGTACAAGCTACTCATCGGTGGGATGCTCGCCGGTGCGGCCGTGCTGTTCGCCTACTACCAGCCACAGCTGCCGACCCTGCCGACGTGGATTCCCGCCATCGCCGTCGGCTGGCTTGTGCTGGCGATCCCCTGCTATCTCGTCGGTGCGAAGATCGCCCGATGGCTCCGTCGACGTAACTGGGTCGAAGTTCACCACGTCAACGCCGTCGAGGACACCACCGAGAAGTACTACGTCCCGCCCGAACTCTGGCGCGAGAAAGAGATCGACGGCCCGGACCCATATCCTGTCAACGGTGGCAGCGCGTGGGCTGTCCGCGAGTACGAGTATCTCGAAGACATCGGCCAGCTCCGCGTCGAGGGCGTCTGGCTCGAAGGCTGTCAGGATACCCAGCTGATGACCAGCAAGAAGCAGATGCAGGATATCCACGGCTGGCTCATCAACCGCGCCGAAGAACTCGCCGCAATCCGTGGTCGGTGGTCCCGTGGGTCCGTCGAGCTGCAAAAGAAGCTCGTCACCGCCGACGCCGAAGCCAACGAACGCGGCCAGATGATTCAGAAGACAGCCGCGAAAGAGACCTTCGGCAACCTCATCGAAGACGGCGAGAATCCAGAAGATGCACCCACCATCCACGACCTCACCGACGCTCCAGACCCTACGGCGGACGCCGCTGTGGGCTATGGGCAGGACGAACCGACCAACGAGCAACCACAGGACCCACGAGTAAACGATGACTGACGACGGTAACGACCTCTACACGCCCGCACAGTTCCGTGAGTATCAGGACGGCTACGGCCAACGTGATCCCGACGAGGTACACCAGCACGCCGGAATCGTTCGCGATGAGAAACTATCTCGCTACCTCTCGATACTCGAAACCCACTACGACCCACGCCACTGCGACCGGCCCGAAAAGATGCCGGGACAGGCCAAGGACCTCTCGCACGTTCGGGAGATCGTCCGTATCGAGGGGACCGAGACGGCACGGCGAGCCATGGCGAACGGTGATATGCAGTCGTTGAAGCACTTCACCGGAGACGCCGGCCAGCGGGCCGATATCTCCGGCATCAAAGCCATCGACCAGCTCCGGGCACAGATGACCGGTCCCGCGCCGATGTTCTACGAATGGGCCGAACCTGGTACAGGGAAGTCGAACTTCGCCTGTCTACTCGGACAGCTCTGGAAGGAACAACAGCCCTCAGACGCCCTGGTCGCATCGAACATCCGGACGCTCGAAGAGACCGACGAGTGGACCGACTCGGACGGAGATCGTCGTGATGGCTGGCTCGCCAACTACGGCGAACTGAACGAGTGGCTGAAACAGGACGGTGACCCGATGCACAACGAGCAGGTTCCGAAACTGTTCATCTTCGACGAGGCGAGCAGTAACGCCGGCGGGAGCGGGTCGGATGGCTACGAGACAAAGACCAAACTTGGCCCGCTCACGTACAAGATTCGGAAGTATGGCGGCTCGCTCATCATCATCGGCCACGACGGCCGTGACGTGCACCCGCTCGTTCGGGAACTCGGTGTTTGTGTCCACAAGGAAGGACTGAAAGAAGCGACCTTCTACGAAGACGTGCGGAATCGGAAGGGTGTCAACCCGATCTTCTCCGTCTCGGGTATCCCCGAAACGGACTGGCGATACGACGACAAGGAACCGACGACGTGGTCGTGGTCAAGCGGCGAGGATGACGGTGACGAGGTAGACCCGGAAAACCTCTCTCGAAAGCTCGCGATCTACACGGTCATCACGGCCAAGGAATCGGAACCGGACAGACCAAACCACGAAATCGCCGATTTCGTGCCGTACAGCGCCGAATGGGTCCGTCAGCGCTGGAACGAGTATCAGGACGACGGCAAGCACCGAAACGTGGTTGGTGAGGTGACGGAGCTAACCGCATGACAACGGACGGACTCGAGCAATCCAACAACTACCAACCCCCCGGCGTAGCCCTGTTGTTGGCCCATGGCGTGCGCTCGCGGTGCGAGCACGCGCGAGCCATGGGCAACGGCCGCGAACAGCCCGGAGGAGTATCTATATATGACGCACGCGAGGTGCGCGAATGAGTCGAAGCCACAAGGCCAATCACTACGGGACGCTCGTCGAGCGCAAAGCCGCCGAGCGGTACGACCTCGATCTCGACAGGTGCAGCTGGCACGACGCGAAACGGCCAGACGGAACACCTGTTGAAATCAAATCGGCGATGCACCGCCACGCCGACGGCCAGCCCGGTACGTTCAAACTCTACGACCGGTATCACAGACGACTGCGTGCTGAGAATGGATGGTACGCTTTCGGCGTTTATCGGGTTCGTGGGCGCGGTATCGAGGTATTAGAGTGGGAGATACGGCACTCATCAAGGCTCCCAAAATTAGACTGGCACGGTGGCGGAATACATCGAGACGCTAAGCAAGCAAAGATACCGGTCTCTGAACTACGATACTGAGTCCGACCTAGTTACTTCCTTGGTAGAATATCTGGTAATTGATAGAGGGACAACTGTTATGTGAATGCTATATGACTGGTATATCGTATGACGGAAAAGAAGAGTGAAGACGTAATCGCAATTCGTTGTTACAATAAGCCTGGGATCACCACAACTTTGCAAGCACGATATACTGCAGAGGGGCTTTTTATTGCTGACTTTGATTCAGGTTGGTCGCTTAGTAGTGAGCAAGTACCAAGTGAAGATCATAGACCTGCCGCGGGGAGAGCGTTCAATCGAATCATGGAAATTAGTCGCAATGGTGGCTTGGGTGTTATCAGGACACCCAACGATGACGATGAGATTATTACTGTCGGCAGATGGGAACCGAACTGTGCTACCTTTCGAAAGGCCAATGGAAAAGAATTGAAAGGCATTCAAATGTCAGAGTTCGGCTTGTTTGTCCCAGATGACGATCTATATTCAGACTTAGATTCAGAATATCACAATGGTAACGCCACAGTTGGGAAAGCTGATGTAGACTTGATTAAAACGGCCTTGGATGTTTTAGAACGGGAAGGGCGTCTGCGTAAACCGAGCTACCTCTGATTAAGCCCGATTATTAGCTTTATTTCACAATTTCTCCACTTCCTCTGCAAACTCTGCAACAGCACTGATCAACGATAGTGCATCGTCAGTATTCTCGACATACAGAGGTCTACCTTGGTCCGAACAGCGGATTTCATAATCTTCATGTCCTGTCTTGATTAGCTGTATATTTCCTGTTTCGTTGACAGAGCGGGAGTCAATGAGTTTCTGTGTCATATGTTTGGATTAGTTCGGAGATCGGCTTGGCAAATCTATACTCCCTATTCGCGGCTTGTTTACTCTGTAAGTCGGTTCTTCACTTCCTCTATGCCCATCTCTTCAACTAATGTGAGTAGTTCATCGATTTCGTCTTCTTCCAGATTCTCGGCGGAATCGATCACTGAATGGACTCGATCTCTCTTCTGATGTTCTCTCGCCACCTCACTCATTTCTAGAATTGCCTCAGCGGCTTGTTCTGCTATATCCACATCAGGACTAATCGTTGCCGCATTGCGTCCATATCGGCCATTATCCTGGTAAAACGGCATTCTTACTTCGTATTGGTCTGATTCCGTTTCGTGGACGGCTTGTACCTCGGTGCGGCCCTTCTGCTCTCCCCACTCGTCTACGACCACGCGGTCGAGGACATCGTATGAAGCCATTACAGAAGACAGGTGTAGGGCAACCCATATAAATATGGCGTTCCCATACTTCCCTCAATTCCCACGTTTCCATGTAATGGGCCGATATCATCAGTGCCGGGTAAAATGTGGATGTCGGAAGCATAGGATTGAGACAGGAGATACAGAGCTGTGCGGTGTATTTTGATGATGTGGCCTTAGCCACACCTCTAAACGGAATCACAACCCCCCGGGTTTGATTCCGTTCGGGCGACGGCCGAGCCATTGGCTCGGTCGAGCCTCGATCACGTCGGCGACCGTGCCGAACAGGGAGAGAAATCGGCAAAAAAAGCGGTGTTTTCGGGGTGCTGGACAGTGATGCCTCTCATCAGGCGGGCCGCTACCCGGTGGCGAGCCAGCGCCAGGCCGTCCCTCGCGAGCCATCCGCGAGCTGGACCTGGGCCTGCCGGTAGCGCTCTTCGGGCATTCCCGCGTCTTTCCACACCCGGAAGCCTTCGCGAATCGCTTTCCCGTGCTTCTCGATCTCCCCGAACCGCAGGGTCATCTGTGCCTCGCGAGCGTCATTCACGTCAACACCGTGGCGAGCTGCCCACGCGATGAACGCGCTCATCGTATTCTCCAGCCCACGTTCGACCGCTTCCGCGGCCTTCGCCGCGGTATCGACAGCACGGCGAGTGGCTTCCCGCGCCTCGTCGACGGCGGCGTGAACCATCTCCGCGACGTACTCCGACCGGAGCGACACGTCGGCATAGTCCGAGATCACCAAGTCTTCCATCTCTCGAAGCGCTCGACGG
The genomic region above belongs to Haloarcula hispanica ATCC 33960 and contains:
- a CDS encoding DUF2062 domain-containing protein, with the translated sequence MKPAPTFQNNRDRLVYLLAEYKLLIGGMLAGAAVLFAYYQPQLPTLPTWIPAIAVGWLVLAIPCYLVGAKIARWLRRRNWVEVHHVNAVEDTTEKYYVPPELWREKEIDGPDPYPVNGGSAWAVREYEYLEDIGQLRVEGVWLEGCQDTQLMTSKKQMQDIHGWLINRAEELAAIRGRWSRGSVELQKKLVTADAEANERGQMIQKTAAKETFGNLIEDGENPEDAPTIHDLTDAPDPTADAAVGYGQDEPTNEQPQDPRVNDD